The following are from one region of the Magallana gigas chromosome 6, xbMagGiga1.1, whole genome shotgun sequence genome:
- the LOC109621066 gene encoding E3 ubiquitin-protein ligase TRIM71, translating into MATSHVQEQNLTYEVSLCSICLEKFKSPVSLHCSHSFCRTCLSTHIKSSTGDCDPPLGFPCPLCRVFIPAPGELNQYSVDEWATKFPENKFFTSVAGVCVILCKPCQEDEEEVKAKSWCKDCSEALCEDCTKYHKKCRPYRQHIIISITEWSDISQIQDTLEICERHGGRKFELFCRKHFLPCCLVCVTTDHNNCTNFCQLEEIGKNFTESKEEKVLQSGMEKFCLKVESIIEKEKAKINHIDDTADTFTKELSDVTTNIIQAVKKLEEKHLNDLSKLSKESKSKLQKSVDSFEQRLFYLNYWRELLSKNLSNARASETKRALSYIKLKNIHEHLQKLKYTKLDICIKTEVLDDVKKLIELPCLADVSADENFDQVDLNLKNIDYIHANVNKISEFTIQGADIRGGIFMSSGNLFLADLRGKRCILCDTNGVILQEVKLREAPWDVFTEGEEILVTIPYNKTILKIDSTLLEIIDTVPVGCSCFGIATCTPRNTSVIGTSNSVEIFDKGFDVTRRRILSTGRSYFYGVVIDDENNVICCSYNQHVVKKLDLQGNILFTYNHEKLTYPYRLTTDNNGNIFINGFSSNNIHILSRDGKLLRIVEGVTNPMCIKFQNATHRFFVGNYKGNIKVFEFKES; encoded by the coding sequence ATGGCAACATCACACGTACAGGAACAGAACTTGACTTATGAGGTATCATTATGTTCTATATGTCTGGAAAAATTTAAATCACCAGTAAGTTTACATTGTTCCCACTCCTTCTGTCGGACTTGTCTCTCAACACACATCAAATCGTCAACTGGGGACTGTGACCCGCCTCTTGGATTTCCGTGTCCTCTATGCCGCGTCTTTATTCCGGCACCAGGGGAATTAAATCAATATTCCGTTGATGAATGGGCAACGAAATTTCCAGAAAACAAGTTTTTTACATCTGTAGCAGGTGTTTGTGTTATTTTGTGCAAACCATGCCAAGAAGACGAAGAAGAGGTGAAGGCAAAAAGCTGGTGCAAGGATTGTTCTGAAGCGCTTTGTGAGGATTGTACAAAGTATCACAAAAAATGTCGACCTTATCGCCAGCATATAATCATTTCTATCACCGAATGGTCAGACATTTCTCAAATTCAAGATACGCTAGAAATATGCGAGAGACACGGTGGTCGTAAATTTGAACTATTTTGTAGAAAACATTTTCTCCCATGCTGCTTAGTTTGTGTAACCACAGATCATAACAATTGTACAAATTTCTGTCAACTAGAGGAAATTGGTAAAAATTTCACAGAATCTAAAGAAGAAAAGGTTTTGCAGAGCGGAATGGAAAAATTCTGTTTGAAAGTAGAAAGCatcattgaaaaagaaaaagcaaaaataaaccATATTGACGACACAGCTGACACATTTACGAAAGAATTATCAGATGTTACAACTAATATAATTCAGGCTGTGAAAAAACTGGaggaaaaacatttaaatgaccTCTCTAAATTATCAAAGGAAAGCAAATCTAAGCTTCAAAAGTCTGTGGATTCATTCGAGCAAAGGCTTTTCTATCTTAACTATTGGAGAGAACTGTTGTCAAAGAATCTTTCGAATGCGAGAGCATCAGAAACCAAAAGGGCCTTATCATATATTAAACTGAAGAACATTCATGAACATCTCCAAAAACTGAAATATACAAAGTTAGACATTTGTATTAAAACAGAAGTATTAGATGATGTGAAAAAACTGATTGAATTACCTTGTCTTGCTGATGTATCTGCAGATGAAAATTTTGATCAAGTCGATTTAAATCTAAAGAATATTGATTACATACAtgctaatgtaaacaaaatatctgaATTTACAATACAAGGTGCTGATATAAGAGGTGGTATTTTTATGAGTAGTGGTAACCTGTTCTTAGCTGACTTAAGGGGGAAGAGATGTATTCTTTGTGACACAAATGGAGTTATTTTACAAGAAGTGAAATTACGAGAAGCACCTTGGGACGTGTTTACAGAAGGGGAGGAGATTCTCGTAACGATTCCTTATAATAAAACGATTTTAAAGATAGACTCTACTTTGCTTGAAATCATAGACACTGTTCCTGTTGGTTGTAGCTGTTTTGGGATAGCTACATGTACGCCTCGAAACACATCCGTCATTGGTACTAGTAATTCTGTTGAAATCTTTGATAAAGGTTTTGATGTTACGAGACGAAGAATACTGTCAACTGGCCGTAGCTATTTTTATGGCGTAGTAATAGACGATGAAAACAATGTAATTTGTTGTAGTTATAACCAACACGTTGTCAAAAAACTAGActtacagggaaatattttgTTCACCTATAATCACGAAAAGCTAACGTATCCATACAGATTAACCACAGACAATAAtggaaatattttcataaacgGTTTTTCCAGTAACAACATCCATATTTTGTCAAGGGATGGCAAACTCCTTCGTATCGTGGAAGGAGTAACGAATCCAATGTGCATTAAATTCCAGAATGCCACACACAGATTTTTTGTAGGCAATTATAAAGGAAATATTAAAGTCTTCGAATTCAAGGAAAGTTAA
- the LOC117689415 gene encoding E3 ubiquitin-protein ligase TRIM71-like — protein MATSHIQEQNLNEGVSLCSICLEQYKSPVSLHCSHSFCRTCLSTHIKSSCGDCDPPLGFPCPLCRVFIPAPGEIDQYSVDEWVTKFPVNKFLTSVAGVCVILCKPCQEDGEEMKANSWCKDCSEALCEDCTKYHKKCRPSRQHIVISITDWSDISQSPDKLEICKTHGGRKFELFCEKHFLPCCSVCVTTDHNSCSNFCQLEEVGKNFIESEKVKVLQSGIERFRLKVENIIEKEKANINQIDDVTDIFTKELSDFTQNIIQALKKLEEEHLNELSKLSKESKSKLQKSVDSFEQRLLYLKHWRKLLSKDLSNETASETKRFLSYIKLKNIHESLQKLKYTKLNICIKTKLLDDVKKLTKLPRLADVSADENLDQVNLNVKNIDYIHAKVNKISEFTIQGANIKGGTFMSSGNLFLADLDGRRCILCDTNGVILQEVKLQEAPWDVFTEGEEILVTNPKNKSILKIDSTSLEIIETVPVGCSCNGIATSGNTTAISTSNSVEIFYDSFDVTKRRTLSSGIGSVFDVVIDDENNVICTSPSKNVVKKLDLQGNVLFTYNHKELKYPYGVTTDSEGNIFINGFISNNIHILSRVGKLLRIVEGVTNPRYIKFQNATQRFFVSSLNGNVKVFEFNER, from the coding sequence ATGGCAACATCACACATACAGGAACAGAACTTGAATGAAGGGGTATCATTATGTTCTATATGTCTAGAACAATATAAATCACCAGTTAGTTTACATTGTTCACACTCCTTTTGTCGAACTTGTCTCTCAACACATATCAAATCGTCATGTGGGGACTGTGACCCGCCTCTTGGATTTCCATGCCCTCTGTGCCGCGTGTTTATTCCGGCACCAGGTGAAATAGATCAGTATTCTGTGGACGAATGGGTGACCAAATTTCCAGTAAACAAGTTCCTTACATCTGTAGCAGGTGTCTGTGTTATTTTGTGCAAACCATGCCAAGAAGACGGAGAAGAGATGAAGGCAAACAGCTGGTGCAAGGATTGTTCTGAGGCGCTGTGTGAAGATTGTACAAAGTATCACAAAAAATGTCGACCTTCTCGCCAGCATATAGTCATTTCTATCACCGATTGGTCAGACATTTCTCAAAGTCCAGATAAGCTAGAAATATGCAAGACTCACGGGGGTCGTAAATTTGAACTATTTTGTGAAAAGCATTTCCTCCCATGCTGCTCTGTTTGTGTAACCACAGATCATAACAGTTGTTCAAATTTCTGTCAACTAGAGGAAGTTGGTAAAAATTTCATAGAATCTGAAAAAGTAAAGGTTTTGCAGAGCGGAATTGAAAGATTCCGTTTAAAAGTAGAAAATATAATTGAGAAAGAAAAAGCAAACATAAACCAAATTGACGACGTAACTGACATATTTACGAAAGAATTATCagattttacacaaaatataatTCAGGCTCTGAAAAAACTAGAGGAAGAGCATTTAAATGAACTCTCCAAATTGTCAAAGGAAAGCAAATCTAAGCTTCAAAAGTCTGTGGATTCTTTCGAGCAAAGGCTCCTCTATCTCAAACATTGGAGAAAACTGTTGTCAAAGGATCTGTCGAATGAGACGGCATCAGAAACCAAAAGATTCTTATCATACATCAAACTGAAGAACATTCATGAAAGCCTCCAAAAACTGAAATATACAAagttaaatatttgtattaagACCAAACTATTAGACGATGTGAAAAAACTTACTAAATTGCCTCGTCTTGCTGATGTGTCTGCAGATGAGAATTTAGATCAagttaatttaaatgtaaaaaatattgattacatACATGCTAAGGTGAACAAAATTTCTGAATTTACAATACAAGGTGCTAATATAAAAGGTGGTACTTTTATGAGTAGTGGTAACTTGTTCTTAGCTGACTTAGATGGAAGAAGATGTATTCTTTGTGACACAAATGGAGTTATTTTACAAGAAGTGAAATTACAAGAAGCACCGTGGGACGTGTTTACAGAAGGGGAGGAGATTCTCGTAACGAATCCTAAAAATAAATCGATTTTAAAGATAGACTCTACTTCACTTGAAATCATAGAAACTGTTCCTGTTGGTTGTAGTTGTAATGGAATAGCTACGTCTGGAAACACAACTGCCATTAGTACTAGTAATTCTGTTGAAATCTTTTATGATAGTTTCGATGTTACGAAACGAAGAACACTGTCAAGTGGCATTGGCAGTGTTTTTGACGTAGTAATAGACGATGAAAACAATGTAATTTGTACTAGTCCTAGTAAAAACGTTGTCAAAAAACTAGACTTACAGGGAAATGTGCTGTTCACTTATAATCACAAAGAGCTAAAGTATCCATACGGAGTAACCACAGACAGTGAAGGAAATATATTCATAAACGGTTTCATCAGTAACAACATCCATATATTGTCAAGGGTTGGCAAACTACTACGTATTGTGGAAGGAGTAACGAATCCAAGGTACATTAAATTCCAGAATGCCACACAGAGATTTTTTGTAAGCAGTTTAAACGGAAATGTTAAAGTCTTCGAATTCAATGAAAGGTGA